In Myxococcota bacterium, the DNA window GTTTCAGTCGCGGAGGTGGAGGCGGAATTCGCGCGGCGAAAGGCGGACGGGCGGCTGATTTCGGCCCAGATCCACGGAACGGCGCAGGTTACGACGCCCGAAGTGCTGCGGGAAGAGCGGGCGATGGTGAAGTGGGCACAGGATGGGCGTGGGACCCGCAAGGCTCTCGCAGCGGACGGCGCCGCCCGCAACACCGCCTTTCGCGAGCTCATGTCCGATGGTCGGTTGCCGGATAGCCATCAGATTGCCGCCGTGGAGCATGTCCTCTCGTCCCAGGATCGCGTGATCTTGGTGCGGGGAAAGGCTGGGACGGGCAAGACAACCATGATGCGGGCCGCCCGCGATGGCATTCGCGCAGGCGGTCGGGAGGTCTTCTTCTTTGCTCCTGGAGCGGAAGCGTCTCGGGGGGTCTTGGTTGGGGAAGGGTTCGAGAACGCCACGACCGTCGCGAAGCTCTTGCAAGACGACGCGCTTCAGTCCGATATCGAGGGCCAGGTGATCTGGGTGGATGAAGCCGGAACGCTGGGTGCACCGGATATGAGCCGCCTGTTCGAGATCGCAGACCGCACGAATGCGCGGGTGGTTCTTTCAGGAGACGTGACGCAACACGCCCCTGTTGCCCGCGGGGATGCCCTGCGCGTGCTTGAGAATGAGGCGGGGCTTCGGCCGGCGGAGCTCACGAGGATCTATCGACAGACCAATCGAGTCTATCGGGAAGCGGTGGAGGCCATCAGTAGCGGCGAGAGGAGTGGGATTGAAGCTGGGTTCGCGCAGCTCGACGAGATGGGGGCCATTCGCGAGGTAGCGAGCGAGGAGCGGTACGTGGAGCTGGCCCAGGGATATCTCAGTACGGTTCTTGAAGACCAGAAGACGGCCCTGGTGGTGTCTCCTACGCACAGCGAAGGTGAGAAGGTGACGTCGACGATACGCGAGGGCCTTCGAGAGGCTCGAATGCTTGAAGCGGAGGAGCGCACATTCTCGCGGCTTCGCAGCTTGGGGCTGACCGAGGCGGAGCGCGGTGACGCCGCCAACTATCGCCCGGGGGTTGTCGTTCAGGCGCACCGCGCAGTTGCAGGCCTGAAGCGCGGCCAGAAATACAGGGTGGTCTCGAACGAGGGCACGAAGGTGTGGGTCGAGAACGCGGAAGCGCGAGGCCCCGACCAGCCCATCGCGCTGCCGCTCCGCCAGGCGGACCGGTTCGATGTGTTCACTGAGGATGCGATCGGCCTGTCACGAGGCGACCGCATTCGTATCACCCGAAATGGCATGGCTGCGTCGTGTGGGCCTAGCGGGCGCAGGCAAGAACTGCGAAACGGGGCGATCTACGAGGTCGACAGCTTCACCGAAGGTGGAGATCTCAGGGTCCTCGGCCGAAACGCGAAGGGGAGGGTGACGGGCACCTTTGTTGTAGGCCGTGATTACGGGAACCTGACACACGGCTACTGCGTCACCTCTCATGCCTCGCAGGGGAAGACGGTCGACAGGGTGCTGATTGCGCAGGGGTCGGAGTCTTTCCCTGCGAGCTCTAGCGAGCAGTTCTACGTGAGTGTCAGTCGCGGCCGGGAGAGCGTTGTCATCTACACGGACGACAGGGAACAGCTCAGGGCACGCGTGATGGCCAGTGCAACGCGTACGAGCGCTCTGGAGCTCGAGCGGTTCGGGATGCGTGAAGACAGCAAGAGGCTGCAGAGACACGTTCTTTGGACGCAGCGGGTGCGAGGCGAGGCCCGGGCTTTCGCGCGCGCGCAAACCGTAGGCCTTCTCCGGCAGGCTCGAGCAGCAGCGCAGCAAATGTGGAGACGACGAGATGGACCCGAAAGAACTATTTGAGCGTCGGTCGCGCAAGCCGGTCGGGCCGATGGAACCTGCATCCCAGCCGCCGGGACCGATGGAGTCAGTCGACGAAGCGTTGTTCGAGCGCCTACAGCTCCCAATCAAGGAGCTGCCGCGCCAGCTGGAGTTTCGTCGGAAGACCGAAAGCTGGTTCAGTTTTCCGTATCACTGCCTGATGGGAGTCGAGTACTTCCCGCACGATCGGATCGTGCTCACATTCACCACTCATCGGGTTGCGGTCGTGGGGCGGAACCTCGAGCGCCTATACCGAGGCATCCGCCAACAAACGGCCGACACGGTTGAAGAGATGGACCGGGCGACGGCGCTGGCGACGGACGAAGCCGAGCTTGAGATCCACGGGATCACGATCACCAGCAGTGCCGAGGACGTTCCGAGCGTCAGCTCTGATCCTCTGTCTGAGCCGTGAATCGGGAGCGTTCACCACTGGGCTGGAGCAAGAACCGCCCCGCGGAACCAAGGTCCCACGGGGCGCGAGGCCCGCTAGGACCTGGTGTCCTCTTCGGTCGGTAGCGGGATTCGCAGGGTCACGGTGCCCTCGAGCGGCATGGCATCGAGGCGGACCTGAAGTCCGTTGCCGTCCTCGTGCATCCAGGCGGAACCGATGGACCGCCAGAACGGCTTGTTTCCAACGCCGCGGTCGATGACCGAGTAGGCGATGAAGTCCGGTGCATTGGGGCTCTGCTGAGCCTGCGTGTTCGCTTGAGTATTGTTCTTCGTAGTCATGGTTTTCTCCTTCTTCGTTTGGTTTGAAGCGCTGCATCCTTCGCAGCCCTTTCTCGCCGACCCGTAGAGCACGGAAGGAGACGTTCCGCGATCAGCATTTTGGGGGGTGACCCTCTGGGGGGAGCCGAAATGCGCCTATCGCGATTGGGCCGGCGGCCGTGCTACGGGATCTGAGGCAGGAAAGGGCAGATGGGGAGGTTGCAAAGGCGCGGAGGAACGAGAGGAAGGAGGTTTGAGAGAACGATCGCGAAGAGCCATCAACGAAGAGCTCGGAGAAGAGATTCAGCGGGCGCCCAATGCTCGGGAAGTGGCGGAACGAAGTTCTGCCGGTCTAGCCCGCAAGCGCGAGCGTGGCGATTAGAAGGGGGGTCAGGCGTGCACCGCCCGGTTCGGTAAGGCGGCTCTCGGAGCGAGGCTCGAACTGCGGTCGCTTGTTGTGGGTTTGCTCTAGCGAACGGAACCCTTCCCCTTCCTTCGGTGGCTCCTTTGGGTCGCGCCCACTCGGTGCCAGGGTGATCGATGCGGGGTCGCCAATGTTGGAACCGACATTGCGGAGCCAGGGCCGGGGCACCAGCGCATGGGGGGCTCGTTGGGCGAGTGCGGCCGGGCCTGAGCGCGCGAATCGCCCCATGATTGTGCCCGGTGTCTCTGCGTCATCCGGGCTGGGGTTGGTGGAGGAGCTGCTCTAGGTAGCGGAGAGTGATCTCATTCAGCCTTGCCAACAAATATGCAGATAGTGCATACTCGATGGAGTCTGGCGCGAGTCCCGTATCGGGAGAGGGAGCGGCGATGTGGCGGAAATCTGCAGGTGTTCTCGGGGTGGTGTTGGCCGTTGGAGCGGTGACAGCAAAGGCCGCGCCAATCGCCTATCTGGCTCAGGGCACTATCGACGCGGTTCACGGTTCGGGATCGCCCACTAGTTTTGGCATTGGCGACGACTTTTCGTTTCAGGTCGCGTTCGATAACAACGCTGTGGATACGCATGCGTCTCCGGGAGCCGGGATCTTCGGTTTCGATGCCGACTACACGTTGTCCCTGGGCCCCGCGACCATCAGCCTCACGGACATCGTGTTCAGTCTCTCGGCAGTCTTCAACAGTGTCGGGAGCGGTAGTGTTTCAGTTGGCTTCGATGCGTCGGAGGTCTCCACGCCTCTGCCGGGATTCGACGGCTTCTTCTTGCGAGGCCCATCGATGCTGCTGAGTCTGGCAGCCGGCGGGAGCTTTGATCCGAACGTTCTTCCGGTACTGAGTCTGGATGCGCCCTTCCAGCCTACGGGCCTATTCGTCGTCTCGACATGTGCTGCTGAGTCAGAGAGTTGCTCGGGCGGGTATCAAGTGCGAGGCACGTTGACCTCGATCCAGGTCGTACCGGAACCGGCAACCGCGGCTCTACTGGCGGGCGGTCTCGTGCTGTTGGCATCGCGCCGCAGGGGGCAGCTCTTCAGCGTGTAGCGCAGGCTGTATGGTCCATGGGCGCCTTATCGGCTCTCCTGGGCGTACAGACAGAACCTGCCGACTGCCCCTGCCGGCGAGGGGCTCGAGACGGAAATGGCGCTAGAGGGATCACTTGATGAGGCGGCGACGGGCCTCGCCCTCAGCGAACTCCACCGCACGAGAGCGTTTCAGGTAGCGCAGGAGCTTGTCGGCGACGTCTTGGTCTTCACAATCGACGACATGAAGCAAGGAAAACTCCTCGTCTTCATCGCCGGGGAACAGAGGGCGAACGCGGTCGGCGCCGCGTCGCTTCAGCTGTGCCGCCACCCGGTCCTTTGAGCGCTCGCTCGCACTCGCCTTGAACTTGAGCTGGATCTTCATGTGCTCGGGAGAGTCCCCCGAGATAGTGGCCCTCCCTAGATGAGGCTACAGCGCCTTCGAAAGGTCGAGCAACCCGGCGCCATAGCTTGGCGTCCACTTCTTTCCGCGCATCATCGGCAGTTTCTGCGTTTTGGTGAGCTTCTTCTTGATGCCGAGGGCATTCAAGGTCGGATACTTCTTCACGGCGAGAGCTGCGGCACCAGCCACGTGGGGCGTTGCCATCGAGGTACCACTCATCACGCCGTACTTCGTGCCATCGTAGAACGGGCTCTTCTGGCGGGGCAGAGTTGAGAGGATATTTGATCCGGGACCCACCAGGTCAATGTGTCGCCCGGTATTCGAGAAGCTCGAGCG includes these proteins:
- the mobF gene encoding MobF family relaxase, translated to MLRFHAGTDAEGAKAYFDKGLQREDYYTEGREVAGMWRGLGATLLGLRGKVDRDQFHALCENTHPETGERLTARTKANRRVGFDISFSVPKSVSIHQALTDSAEILEAFKASVRETMEEMERDAAARVRKDGANHNRTTGNLAWAEFIHFTARPVEGRSDPHLHAHCYTFNSTFDAIEECWKAVDLEEVWKRAPYYQAAFDSRFAERLQDLGFQIERHANGWELEGYSRELVETFSRRTALINAFAEARGIQSDRLKDQFGALTREAKKEGEDKAQQRAEWASRLTSEELQGTLLRERVRKERMARGVSVSLDRTAADCLDFATAHGFERQSVVREVSLLADAIGHGLGSVSVAEVEAEFARRKADGRLISAQIHGTAQVTTPEVLREERAMVKWAQDGRGTRKALAADGAARNTAFRELMSDGRLPDSHQIAAVEHVLSSQDRVILVRGKAGTGKTTMMRAARDGIRAGGREVFFFAPGAEASRGVLVGEGFENATTVAKLLQDDALQSDIEGQVIWVDEAGTLGAPDMSRLFEIADRTNARVVLSGDVTQHAPVARGDALRVLENEAGLRPAELTRIYRQTNRVYREAVEAISSGERSGIEAGFAQLDEMGAIREVASEERYVELAQGYLSTVLEDQKTALVVSPTHSEGEKVTSTIREGLREARMLEAEERTFSRLRSLGLTEAERGDAANYRPGVVVQAHRAVAGLKRGQKYRVVSNEGTKVWVENAEARGPDQPIALPLRQADRFDVFTEDAIGLSRGDRIRITRNGMAASCGPSGRRQELRNGAIYEVDSFTEGGDLRVLGRNAKGRVTGTFVVGRDYGNLTHGYCVTSHASQGKTVDRVLIAQGSESFPASSSEQFYVSVSRGRESVVIYTDDREQLRARVMASATRTSALELERFGMREDSKRLQRHVLWTQRVRGEARAFARAQTVGLLRQARAAAQQMWRRRDGPERTI
- a CDS encoding PEP-CTERM sorting domain-containing protein (PEP-CTERM proteins occur, often in large numbers, in the proteomes of bacteria that also encode an exosortase, a predicted intramembrane cysteine proteinase. The presence of a PEP-CTERM domain at a protein's C-terminus predicts cleavage within the sorting domain, followed by covalent anchoring to some some component of the (usually Gram-negative) cell surface. Many PEP-CTERM proteins exhibit an unusual sequence composition that includes large numbers of potential glycosylation sites. Expression of one such protein has been shown restore the ability of a bacterium to form floc, a type of biofilm.), with the protein product MISFSLANKYADSAYSMESGASPVSGEGAAMWRKSAGVLGVVLAVGAVTAKAAPIAYLAQGTIDAVHGSGSPTSFGIGDDFSFQVAFDNNAVDTHASPGAGIFGFDADYTLSLGPATISLTDIVFSLSAVFNSVGSGSVSVGFDASEVSTPLPGFDGFFLRGPSMLLSLAAGGSFDPNVLPVLSLDAPFQPTGLFVVSTCAAESESCSGGYQVRGTLTSIQVVPEPATAALLAGGLVLLASRRRGQLFSV